The Sphingomonas alpina genome has a segment encoding these proteins:
- a CDS encoding chemotaxis protein CheA — MDDLLQEFIAETRETLEALSGEIIAWESDPSDRNRLDAIFRFVHTVKGSCGFLDLPRLARLSHAAEDVLAAVRSGAREPDTALVNAVLAIVDRIGEIVEAIDAGAALDDTGEDLLIAALDQGSASAVQASIPAAVRAPSRSVRLNVDLLDRMMSGMSDMVLARNELARRLRDDGADPAVEAALERLSLTVAEMRDTVTRTRMQKIDALFSALPRMVRDTAAELGKLVTLHVEGADVELDREMIEMMRDPLVHIVRNSIDHGIETPAQRRALGKRESGRLTVAARQSGNQIIIEISDDGQGINTDRLIAKIAGTGRSERELRALSDKAKLDLVFEAGLSTKDEATAISGRGVGMDVVRTNIEQIGGRIDLDNSPGKGLRIAIHVPLTLSIISTIGVGVGDQRFAISRQAIEEIVRVGGDAIRIDMLGDTPAATVRERRMPLVDLTGTLGMPVGHTPPSMLVIVSVVGGSYALAVDSVLDHEELVIKPAAPAVMATGLYAGQTLPDSGLPMLLLDCTGIASVAGLAFHREISADDDEPEAIAAERPSALLFDDLDGVRRLVPLSVIDRVEPVSADAIRFAAGRLRLSIDGRIIPLATQGEIGSRLDVSVLRLRDGAMEIGYAIAEALDIVALPDTIAPAHELGPVAGVVALDDEQIELLDVHWLFATHGEENCQESPPLCLIDGADTAWMTTFLKPALEGAGYKVTTKLKPGEAAAVVLTMDSGAPAQIGTAPVVRLRQDRSANGANDDSIYRYDRGALLAALAARAGEGQ, encoded by the coding sequence ATGGACGATCTGCTTCAAGAATTTATCGCCGAGACGCGTGAGACGCTGGAAGCGCTTTCCGGCGAGATCATCGCGTGGGAGAGCGATCCTTCGGACCGCAACCGGCTCGATGCGATTTTTCGCTTCGTCCATACGGTAAAGGGCAGCTGCGGCTTTCTCGATCTGCCCCGGCTTGCCCGGCTCAGCCATGCTGCCGAGGATGTGCTGGCGGCGGTACGGTCCGGTGCGCGCGAACCCGATACCGCGCTGGTCAATGCTGTGCTCGCGATCGTCGACCGGATCGGCGAGATCGTCGAGGCGATCGATGCCGGCGCGGCGCTCGACGATACCGGCGAGGATCTGCTGATCGCGGCGCTCGACCAGGGATCGGCGTCGGCGGTCCAGGCATCGATTCCGGCGGCGGTCCGCGCGCCGTCGCGCAGCGTGCGTCTCAATGTCGACCTGCTTGACCGGATGATGTCGGGCATGTCCGACATGGTGCTGGCGCGGAACGAACTGGCGCGGCGCCTGCGCGACGATGGCGCCGATCCGGCGGTCGAGGCAGCGCTCGAGCGCCTGTCGCTGACTGTCGCGGAAATGCGCGATACGGTGACCCGGACGCGCATGCAGAAGATCGACGCGCTGTTTTCCGCGCTGCCGCGGATGGTGCGCGATACCGCGGCGGAGCTGGGCAAGCTGGTGACGCTCCATGTCGAGGGCGCCGATGTCGAGCTCGATCGCGAAATGATCGAGATGATGCGCGATCCGCTGGTCCATATCGTGCGCAATTCGATCGATCACGGCATCGAGACACCGGCGCAGCGCCGCGCGCTGGGCAAGCGCGAGAGCGGCCGGCTGACGGTCGCGGCGCGGCAATCGGGCAACCAGATCATTATCGAGATCAGCGATGACGGCCAGGGGATCAATACCGACCGGCTGATCGCCAAGATCGCCGGCACCGGCCGTTCGGAACGCGAACTGCGCGCGCTGAGCGACAAGGCCAAGCTTGACCTGGTGTTCGAAGCCGGGCTGTCGACCAAGGACGAGGCGACCGCAATTTCCGGGCGCGGCGTCGGCATGGATGTTGTGCGGACCAATATCGAACAGATTGGCGGCCGCATCGATCTGGACAACAGCCCGGGCAAGGGGCTGCGGATTGCGATCCATGTGCCGCTGACCCTGTCGATCATCTCTACCATCGGCGTCGGCGTCGGCGACCAGCGTTTTGCGATCTCGCGCCAGGCGATCGAGGAAATCGTGCGCGTCGGCGGCGACGCGATCCGTATCGACATGCTCGGCGATACGCCGGCTGCGACGGTGCGCGAGCGACGTATGCCGCTGGTCGACCTGACCGGCACGCTCGGCATGCCTGTGGGGCACACGCCGCCTTCGATGCTGGTCATCGTCAGCGTGGTCGGCGGCAGCTATGCACTGGCGGTCGACTCTGTGCTCGATCATGAGGAACTGGTGATCAAGCCGGCCGCTCCGGCGGTGATGGCGACCGGGCTTTATGCCGGTCAGACGCTACCCGATAGCGGCCTGCCCATGCTGCTGCTCGATTGCACCGGTATCGCCTCGGTCGCCGGGCTTGCGTTCCACCGCGAGATTTCGGCCGATGACGACGAGCCCGAGGCGATAGCGGCCGAGCGCCCGTCCGCCTTGCTGTTTGACGATCTCGACGGCGTCCGCCGCTTGGTGCCGCTGTCGGTGATCGACCGCGTCGAGCCGGTTTCGGCCGATGCGATCCGCTTTGCCGCGGGTCGACTGAGGCTGTCGATCGATGGCCGCATCATCCCGCTGGCGACGCAGGGCGAGATCGGCAGTCGCCTCGACGTGTCGGTGCTGCGGCTACGCGATGGCGCCATGGAGATCGGCTATGCGATCGCCGAGGCGCTCGACATCGTCGCCTTGCCCGATACGATCGCACCAGCACATGAACTCGGTCCGGTGGCGGGCGTGGTCGCGCTCGACGACGAGCAGATCGAACTGCTCGATGTGCATTGGCTGTTCGCGACACATGGTGAAGAGAATTGCCAGGAAAGCCCGCCTCTGTGCCTGATCGATGGTGCCGACACGGCGTGGATGACCACCTTCCTGAAGCCGGCGCTGGAAGGGGCGGGCTACAAGGTGACGACGAAGCTCAAGCCGGGCGAGGCGGCGGCGGTGGTACTGACCATGGATAGCGGCGCGCCGGCGCAGATCGGTACGGCGCCGGTCGTCCGCCTGCGCCAGGATCGTTCCGCAAACGGGGCGAATGACGACAGCATTTATCGCTATGACCGCGGCGCACTGCTCGCGGCGCTCGCCGCGCGGGCAGGGGAAGGCCAATGA
- a CDS encoding chemotaxis protein CheW — protein sequence MTQLFLIAHIAGRAVAIESGQVESVVDIGDVIPVPRAATQVLGLAALRSRVVTVIDTRAALGVAAAPVPATRAIITLADGHHYAVLVDSLEDVAPFDLAPLSSGIVLDGGWRATGCGIVERDGEAILAIDLRALIPGLAALAA from the coding sequence ATGACCCAGTTATTCCTGATCGCGCATATCGCCGGTCGCGCGGTGGCGATCGAATCCGGGCAAGTCGAATCGGTCGTCGATATCGGCGACGTCATTCCGGTGCCCCGCGCCGCGACCCAGGTGCTTGGCCTGGCGGCATTGCGTAGCCGCGTGGTGACGGTGATCGACACACGCGCCGCGCTGGGCGTGGCGGCCGCCCCGGTACCGGCAACGCGCGCGATCATCACGCTGGCCGATGGTCATCATTATGCCGTGCTGGTCGATTCGCTTGAGGATGTGGCGCCCTTCGACCTCGCGCCCTTGTCATCCGGGATCGTGCTTGACGGCGGTTGGCGCGCGACCGGATGCGGGATCGTCGAGCGCGACGGGGAGGCTATTCTCGCGATCGACCTGCGCGCGCTGATTCCAGGGCTGGCCGCGCTGGCGGCGTGA
- a CDS encoding response regulator, with the protein MKTCLVVDDSKVIRKVARHILETLNFNVSEAGDGREALDSCLASAPDVILLDWNMPVMSGMDFLRALRDSAVTHRPKVVFCTTENGMAHIRAAIEAGADEYVMKPFDRETLESKLQIVGMA; encoded by the coding sequence ATGAAGACGTGTCTGGTGGTTGATGATTCGAAGGTGATCCGCAAGGTCGCCCGGCACATCCTCGAAACGTTGAACTTCAACGTGTCGGAGGCGGGCGATGGCCGCGAAGCGCTCGATTCCTGCCTGGCATCCGCGCCCGATGTGATCCTGCTCGACTGGAACATGCCGGTAATGAGCGGGATGGATTTCCTGCGTGCGCTGCGCGACAGCGCCGTGACGCATCGGCCAAAGGTCGTTTTCTGCACGACCGAGAACGGCATGGCGCATATCCGTGCCGCGATCGAGGCCGGTGCCGACGAATATGTGATGAAGCCATTCGATCGCGAGACGCTGGAAAGCAAGCTCCAGATCGTCGGCATGGCCTGA
- the cheB gene encoding chemotaxis-specific protein-glutamate methyltransferase CheB: MRGPGRAPRILIVDDSAVARAVIGRMIEGSRRFAVAGSVPNAQAAMAFLKTNHVDAILLDIDMPGIDGLTALPDLIALSGGAKVLVVSSSCDEGAAATVQALALGAADTLVKPGVGAFAGRFAKVLSDKLTRLLEIDHLAIDVMPTVSARSDSGGFDIVAIGASTGGIHALSQLLREIPASFPLPILITQHLPESFMPYFAAQVAVLAGRPCEVATDCLRIRPGRVIIAPGDGHLRLVNLGDGAAAVRLTREPVKSGCMPSVDPMFESLADVYGARALAIVLSGMGRDGSEGAKRLSEAGGCVVVQDQASSVVWGMPGAIASAGGANAILPPDEIGRLIAMRRRP; the protein is encoded by the coding sequence ATGCGCGGTCCCGGTCGCGCGCCCCGCATCCTGATCGTCGATGATTCGGCCGTCGCTCGCGCAGTGATCGGCCGCATGATCGAGGGTAGCCGTCGCTTCGCGGTGGCCGGATCGGTGCCCAATGCGCAGGCCGCGATGGCCTTTCTCAAGACCAATCATGTCGATGCGATCCTGCTCGATATCGATATGCCGGGAATCGACGGCCTCACCGCCTTGCCCGACCTGATCGCGCTGAGCGGCGGGGCAAAGGTCCTGGTCGTCTCGTCATCCTGCGACGAGGGCGCCGCGGCGACGGTCCAGGCATTGGCGCTGGGCGCCGCCGACACGCTGGTGAAACCGGGCGTCGGTGCCTTTGCCGGCCGCTTTGCCAAGGTGCTGTCCGACAAGCTTACGCGCCTGCTCGAAATCGACCATCTCGCGATTGACGTGATGCCGACGGTGTCGGCGCGAAGCGATAGCGGCGGCTTCGATATTGTTGCGATCGGTGCCTCCACCGGCGGCATCCACGCACTCAGCCAGTTGCTACGCGAGATTCCGGCAAGCTTCCCACTGCCGATCCTGATCACCCAGCATCTGCCCGAATCCTTCATGCCCTATTTCGCGGCGCAGGTGGCAGTGCTTGCCGGGCGCCCTTGCGAGGTGGCCACCGACTGCCTGCGCATCCGCCCGGGGCGGGTGATCATCGCGCCGGGCGATGGTCATCTTCGGCTGGTCAATCTCGGTGACGGGGCCGCGGCCGTGCGGCTGACGCGTGAGCCGGTGAAGAGCGGGTGCATGCCCTCGGTCGACCCGATGTTCGAAAGCCTCGCCGATGTGTACGGCGCCCGCGCGCTGGCGATCGTGCTGAGCGGGATGGGCCGTGATGGCAGCGAAGGAGCGAAGCGGTTGAGCGAAGCCGGCGGCTGCGTCGTCGTGCAGGATCAGGCCAGCTCGGTCGTGTGGGGCATGCCCGGCGCGATCGCCAGCGCGGGGGGCGCCAATGCGATCCTGCCCCCGGATGAGATCGGTCGCCTCATCGCGATGCGGCGGCGGCCCTGA
- a CDS encoding CheR family methyltransferase, producing MHIFAALLEQRTGQQIAANREWRIETALKPVLRERGLQTLDELAGAIVDGRDPLVADQVVDALLNQESSFFRDAAVLDMIPPALDAMRVESPGRRLRVWSAGCSMGQEPLSLAMLFAEQEEAKGVQSPEIVATDVSETAISRARAGRFSQFEIQRGLPVRRMMRWFDTIGVDWVARPELVRRVSFRRLNLVADPLPIGRFDVILCRNVLLYLSPALRTQVLDRLAQVMRPGGLLVLGAGETVIGQTEAFRPSPDYRGLYEPTGVTPCSVAVRA from the coding sequence ATGCATATCTTCGCCGCATTGCTTGAACAGCGCACCGGGCAGCAGATCGCGGCGAACCGCGAATGGCGGATCGAGACCGCGCTCAAGCCGGTGCTGCGCGAACGCGGACTGCAAACGCTCGACGAACTCGCCGGAGCGATCGTCGACGGGCGCGACCCGCTGGTCGCCGACCAGGTGGTCGACGCGCTGCTCAACCAGGAAAGCTCCTTCTTCCGGGATGCGGCGGTGCTCGACATGATTCCTCCGGCACTGGACGCGATGCGTGTCGAGAGCCCGGGGCGGCGGTTGCGCGTCTGGTCTGCCGGATGCTCGATGGGGCAGGAGCCATTGTCACTGGCGATGCTGTTCGCGGAGCAGGAAGAAGCGAAGGGTGTGCAATCACCGGAGATCGTTGCGACCGACGTATCGGAGACTGCGATTTCGCGCGCGCGTGCCGGGCGTTTCTCGCAGTTCGAGATCCAGCGCGGGCTGCCCGTGCGGCGGATGATGCGCTGGTTCGATACGATTGGCGTGGATTGGGTGGCACGGCCGGAACTGGTTCGCCGCGTTTCGTTCCGCCGCCTCAATCTTGTCGCGGATCCGTTGCCGATCGGTCGTTTCGACGTGATCCTGTGCCGCAACGTCCTGCTTTATCTGTCACCGGCGCTGCGCACCCAGGTCCTCGACCGGCTTGCGCAAGTGATGCGACCGGGCGGTTTGCTGGTGCTCGGCGCCGGCGAAACAGTGATCGGCCAGACCGAGGCCTTCCGGCCGTCGCCCGACTATCGCGGCTTGTATGAGCCGACCGGTGTCACGCCCTGCAGTGTTGCCGTCCGCGCCTGA
- a CDS encoding DMT family transporter, which produces MTAPPPKAISFGAHDLLVVLAMNILWGLNVIAVKMAVMAIAPLTAGFLRQLIVLVVCASALRIVPGRMRLLTILGILSGGVFYVAINFSLAISDNVGALAIAGQLGVPFSLLLAILVFRERIRLPRIAGIALSFGGVVLLVFDPAAAREVPGLALTAIGSFIWAICSLIQRYLIGVPVLTIYAWIGFWGTITLGTLAWFIEPVAMRAIPDLPLRTLGWVAFSALGSTVIGQGSMSWLLQRHPVSIVTPLTLAAPVVSVFAASWYFGTPLTVLMLSGGAVAMLGVAIVTIRTARAGDTP; this is translated from the coding sequence GTGACCGCACCGCCGCCCAAAGCCATCAGTTTCGGCGCCCACGACCTGCTGGTCGTGCTGGCAATGAACATATTGTGGGGCCTGAATGTCATCGCGGTGAAGATGGCGGTGATGGCGATCGCGCCCTTGACCGCGGGCTTCCTGCGTCAGCTGATCGTCCTGGTTGTGTGCGCCAGCGCGCTCCGGATCGTGCCGGGCAGGATGCGGCTGCTGACCATTCTCGGCATTCTCTCGGGCGGCGTTTTCTATGTCGCGATCAATTTTTCGCTCGCCATTTCCGACAATGTCGGCGCGCTTGCGATCGCCGGGCAATTGGGCGTGCCCTTTTCGCTGCTGCTCGCGATCCTGGTGTTCCGTGAACGGATTCGCCTGCCGCGCATTGCCGGCATCGCTCTGTCCTTTGGCGGCGTGGTGCTCTTGGTGTTCGACCCTGCCGCCGCGCGCGAGGTGCCGGGCCTGGCATTGACCGCGATCGGCAGTTTCATCTGGGCGATCTGTTCGCTGATCCAGCGCTACCTGATCGGCGTACCGGTGCTGACCATCTATGCCTGGATCGGCTTCTGGGGAACGATCACGCTGGGCACGCTCGCCTGGTTCATCGAGCCCGTGGCGATGCGCGCGATCCCCGATCTGCCGCTGCGAACCTTGGGCTGGGTCGCCTTCTCCGCGCTCGGATCGACCGTGATCGGGCAGGGATCCATGTCCTGGCTGCTGCAGCGCCATCCGGTCAGCATCGTCACGCCATTGACTCTTGCGGCACCGGTCGTGTCGGTCTTTGCCGCATCCTGGTATTTCGGAACGCCGCTGACCGTGCTTATGCTGAGCGGCGGGGCTGTGGCGATGCTGGGCGTCGCGATCGTCACCATCCGGACGGCAAGGGCAGGGGATACGCCATGA
- a CDS encoding N-acetylmuramoyl-L-alanine amidase: protein MTIIETPSPNFDDRALPVSMIVLHYTGMNDADSAIARLTDPEAKVSAHYLVKEDGTILRMVAEDKRAWHAGKSHWRHITDVNSASIGIEIVNPGHEWGYRPFPEEQIDALIPLVHEIKERHGITRGNVVGHSDVAPTRKQDPGELFPWARLAKVRLALPRPSKNLMDPGWTEGGFLLALERFGYDVADKLAAVVAFQRRFRPELIDGEIDGECRCILLALLLPKPQGDE, encoded by the coding sequence ATGACCATCATCGAAACGCCGTCGCCCAATTTCGACGACCGTGCGCTGCCCGTGTCGATGATCGTGCTGCATTATACCGGGATGAACGATGCGGACTCGGCGATCGCCCGGCTGACCGATCCTGAAGCCAAGGTTTCCGCGCATTATCTGGTCAAGGAAGATGGCACGATCCTGCGCATGGTCGCCGAGGACAAGCGCGCCTGGCATGCCGGCAAGTCGCACTGGCGGCACATCACCGACGTCAACAGCGCAAGCATCGGCATCGAGATCGTCAATCCGGGGCATGAATGGGGCTATCGCCCATTCCCGGAGGAGCAGATCGATGCGCTGATCCCGCTGGTCCATGAGATCAAGGAACGTCACGGCATCACGCGCGGCAATGTGGTGGGTCATTCCGACGTCGCGCCGACCCGCAAACAGGATCCGGGTGAACTATTCCCCTGGGCACGGCTGGCGAAAGTTCGGCTCGCGCTGCCCCGTCCCTCGAAGAATCTGATGGACCCGGGCTGGACTGAAGGCGGCTTTCTGCTTGCACTGGAGCGCTTCGGCTATGATGTCGCCGACAAGCTCGCCGCCGTGGTCGCTTTCCAGCGTCGCTTTCGCCCGGAACTGATCGACGGCGAGATCGACGGCGAGTGCCGCTGCATCCTGCTCGCACTGCTGTTGCCAAAACCGCAAGGGGACGAGTAG
- a CDS encoding YoaK family protein: protein MKQLDRSGLALALMLAGVAGFVDAVAFITIGQFFVSFMSGNSTRLAVSAALGAWRDVGFAAGLVALFVTGVAAGNIIGARVAGNRIAVLLLVEALLLAGAAMLHATGRPVAAAPLMVLAMGSANAVFMADGEVRFGVTYMTGALARIGERLAAAAIGTGQVREVMPWLGLWIALVAGAVAGAALALSYGGVVVAMPAALLLVILLIFGGPTPGRPG, encoded by the coding sequence ATGAAGCAGCTCGACCGATCCGGATTGGCGCTTGCCCTGATGCTGGCGGGCGTTGCCGGCTTTGTCGATGCCGTCGCCTTCATCACGATCGGCCAGTTTTTCGTGTCGTTCATGAGCGGTAATTCGACCCGCCTCGCGGTCTCGGCGGCACTTGGCGCGTGGCGTGACGTCGGTTTCGCAGCGGGATTGGTGGCGCTGTTCGTAACCGGTGTGGCCGCGGGCAACATTATCGGTGCGCGAGTCGCCGGGAACCGGATCGCCGTATTGCTGCTGGTCGAGGCGCTGCTGCTGGCAGGCGCGGCGATGCTGCATGCGACCGGGCGACCCGTGGCGGCCGCGCCCCTTATGGTCTTGGCGATGGGCAGCGCAAACGCAGTGTTCATGGCGGACGGCGAGGTTCGCTTCGGGGTAACCTACATGACCGGCGCACTGGCGCGGATCGGCGAACGCCTGGCGGCGGCTGCAATCGGGACGGGGCAGGTGCGTGAAGTGATGCCATGGCTTGGGCTGTGGATTGCGCTGGTTGCCGGCGCGGTGGCGGGCGCCGCATTGGCGCTCAGCTATGGCGGAGTCGTGGTCGCTATGCCGGCAGCGCTACTGCTCGTCATCCTGCTGATCTTCGGCGGACCGACGCCCGGCCGACCGGGCTGA